One stretch of Tenrec ecaudatus isolate mTenEca1 chromosome 18, mTenEca1.hap1, whole genome shotgun sequence DNA includes these proteins:
- the C5AR2 gene encoding C5a anaphylatoxin chemotactic receptor 2 — protein sequence MENFTLNYDYANYSEFPGFPVDCPDGSCLHTNPFHVLPLLLYTLIFLVGVPGNAMVAWVAGKEARQRAGATWFLHLAVADLLCCFFLPTLAVPIAWEGHWPYGAVGCRLLPCVMLLSMFASVLLLAALSVDLCLLALRPAWGIAGWRAQGVRAACVAAWGLAGLLTLPSALYRRLFQEYFPPRLECVVDYGGSATAEGTVAAVRFLMGFLVPLLAVASCHGTLLCRVTRWPLGTAVVVGFFICWTPYHVLGLVFAAAAPHSVLLARALRAEPLVTGLALAHSCLNPALFLYFGRAQLRRSLPAACRWALRESQDRDQSAGSKKSTSHDPISISELDV from the coding sequence ATGGAGAACTTTACTCTGAACTACGACTATGCCAACTACAGTGAGTTCCCGGGGTTCCCCGTGGACTGCCCAGATGGCTCCTGCCTGCACACCAACCCCTTCCACGTGCTACCGTTACTGCTGTACACGCTCATCTTCCTCGTGGGCGTGCCGGGCAACGCCATGGTGGCCTGGGTGGCCGGGAAGGAAGCCCGGCAGCGTGCCGGGGCCACCTGGTTCTTGCACCTGGCCGTGGCCGACCTGCTCTGCTGCTTCTTTCTTCCTACCCTGGCAGtgcccattgcctgggaaggcCACTGGCCTTATGGGGCCGTCGGCTGCCGGCTCCTGCCCTGTGTCATGTTACTGTCCATGTTCGCCAGCGTCCTGCTCCTGGCTGCCCTCAGCGTGGACCTCTGCCTGCTGGCCCTCAGGCCTGCCTGGGGGATTGCCGGCTGGCGGGCACAGGGTGTGAGGGCTGCTTGTGTGGCTGCCTGGGGCCTGGCTGGGCTGCTGACCCTGCCCTCCGCCCTCTACCGCCGGCTATTTCAAGAGTACTTCCCACCCCGGCTGGAGTGCGTGGTCGACTACGGGGGCTCGGCCACGGCCGAGGGTACGGTGGCCGCTGTCCGGTTCCTTATGGGCTTCCTGGTGCCTCTGCTGGCTGTGGCCAGCTGCCACGGCACCCTCCTGTGCCGCGTGACCCGCTGGCCACTGGGAACGGCTGTCGTCGTGGGCTTTTTCATCTGCTGGACCCCCTACCACGTGCTAGGACTCGTCTTCGCTGCCGCTGCCCCCCATTCAGTGCTCCTGGCCAGGGCCCTGCGGGCTGAGCCCCTGGTCACCGGCCTCGCCCTGGCTCACAGCTGCCTCAACCCCGCGCTCTTCCTGTACTTTGGGCGGGCACAGCTCCGCAGGTCCCTGCCAGCCGCCTGTCGCTGGGCCCTGCGAGAGTCCCAGGACCGGGACCAGAGTGCGGGCAGCAAGAAATCCACCAGCCACGACCCGATCTCGATCTCGGAGTTGGACGTGTAG